In Rhodococcus pseudokoreensis, the DNA window CGCTGCGAACGCGGATCCCACTGCCCGAACTCGTCGCGGAAGCTGAGCACCCGCTCCTTCGCGCGGGCGCGTTCCTCGTCCCGGCGCGCGCCACCGAAGGCGGCGTCGAAGCGATGCTCCTCCAGGGCGTCGAGCAGGGTCCGGGTCTGCAACCGGTTCCGCGACGTGCCGGGACCACCCGTTTCGGTGACGCGGCCCTTGTCGATCGACTCCTGCACCGACGCGACGATCAGCCGGTGACCGTCCTCGGCGAGCCTGTGATCGCGGAAGTCGATCACCTCGGGGAAGTTGTGCCCGGTGTCGACGTGCAGGACGGGAAACGGCAACGGGGACGGCCGGAACGCCTTCTCCGCCAGCCGCAGCAGCACGATCGAGTCCTTGCCTGCCGAGAACAGCAGCACCGGTCGCTCGAGTTCCGCGACCACCTCGCGGATGATGTGCACGGCCTCCGCCTCCAGCGCGCGGAGTTCGTCGACGTGTGCGTCCGTGTCGGCGTGCGGTGCGGCGGTCACAGCGGAAGTCCGTTCGCGGCGGCCTCGGACCGGTAGCGCTCGACCCACTCCTTGGAGCGGCCGTCGCTCTGACGTTTCAGCGGCGGCGGGGGCGCGAGATCGGCGTCGAGGCCGAGTTCGACGAGCACCTTCGCCGCCGTCGCCTGCGGGGCCGCGACGAGATCGTCGAAGCTGATGTCGATGTGGTCGAGATCCTCCGTCTCGAACCAGTTGCGCCACTGTACATCCTGATCGCGGAGGATGCGGACGAGGTGGGCGATGCCGTCCGCGTGATATTCGGCGCCGTCGTGCGGCGCGGGCGGCGTGGCGTCGTCGCGCCAGACCTGGGTCTGCACCGCCCGCCACATCGACACCGCCTGCGCGACGACGTCACGCCGGAAGACGTGGATGAGGACGAGGTCGCGGTCCAGGATGTCGTCCAGCGCGGACCGCAGGTCGTCGCCGGAGCGGTCCGGGAGCCCGGCGGCGCGGTCGAGGACGAGCGGCACCTGGTTCCACATCAGTTTGCCGCCCCACACGCCGTTGGGGGTGCGTCCGAGGTTGAGCAGTTGATCGCGCCACTGCTCCGCGGTGCGGGTGTCGGCGGTTCCCGGTTCGAGTGGGGCGAGCAGGGAGAGCACCGTCTCGTCGGTGACCGACTCGAACCACTGCCGTGGCTGCGGTGACCGGCTGGTGGACGGCAGGTATTGGAAGAACTCCTCCGGGTTCCCGGCCACGGTCGTGGCACGGAGGGATTCGACGAGCAGCGTGCTGCCACTGCGCTGCGACGCGCAGACGAGATATGAGCGTGGCTCCGACATGCCGGAAACTATAAAGGCGAAATTCGGTGCCGAAATCGGGAGGAAATCGAATTAGCGTGATCGAAACACTTGCTTTTCCGCTGCCCATGATCAGGTGAAAATCGGGACGCGGGGCAGGGTAAAAATTGCCAGGTCAGAGCGGTTTTCGCGCACCCGAACGGGGGCTCCTCGCCGCCGGCGGAATTGTCGCGCGACGGAAGAATATGAATCAGGCTGATCGAAACCCGCGGTCAGCCTTTTCGGCAGATGAGAACCGGGCACCGGGCGTGGTGGATGAGGCTCTGGCTCGTCGAACCCACGATCGAGGCGGTGAACGGATTTCTGCCGTGACTGCCGACGGCGATCAATTGCGCGCCGAAGGAGTACTCGAGGAGCACCTTCATCGGCCCGCCACGTTCGAGGCAGCGTGTGACCTCGACATCGGGATACTTCTCGCGCCACCCGGCGAGGCTTTCGGCGAGCCACGCCTCCTCGTGCTGCACCAGGTCGGACCAGTCGGTGAAGCGGCGTTCCTCCGAATACCACGCACCGAGGGTGGAATGCTCGGCCCACGTGTGCACCGCCACGAGGGGGGCGCCGAAGAACGCCGCGAACTCGAACGCATGGGCCACGGCCATGTCGCTCAGTTCGCTTCCGTCCACACCGACCACGACGGGACGCGTCTCGCTGACCTCGTGGCCCTGGATGCCGCGCCAGACGACGACGGGGCACTCGGCTCGATTCGACACCCGGACCACGTCGGAACCGGCGACCACGGATTTCATCTCACTCGTAGCCGCGGGCCCCAGAACCAGCATCCGGGCCGTCTTGGACAGTTCCACCAATGCGTGGGCGGGTGGGCCGGGATGGGTGCTGCGCTCCACCTCCAGGTCCTGCTGCCCGTTCAGTACGGCGCGTTCGGCGGCCGCGAGGACCTCCTCGCCGTCCGGGTGACCGTCCGCGCCACCCCCGGAATTCGGATGCTTCGGTAACACGTGGACGAGGCGCAGCGGCTCCTCGAAGCGCCGCGCGGCGGACGCAGCCCACGCCGCCGCCTCCAGTGCGCCGTCCGATCCGTCGATACCTGCCACGATGCCGCGTCGAATCCGTGCTGTGCTCATGGGGGTGCTCCTCACCTCCATTCCAGTTTGATCCAGGACGGCGGCGACGCGCCAGAGGTAAATCGGCAGGCGGCCGATCCCGGTGCGATCGACGTGGTCCCCGGGAATACTCGGGGCACCGGCGAGCGAAGACTAACCGAAGGGGCGACGGACCACACGGCGAAGCGGACGAGCGGCACGGACGGGGACGAGGAGACTCTCCCGGGTCACCTGGGCTTTGCTCCCGTTTCCGTGGTGGTGAACCGGAGGCGCGGGTGAACCGTGTGTACTGCTGGGAGGTGGTGACCGATGCCGGATGCCCAGACGGAGCTCATGCACGCCCTGTACGAGGAACATGCCCCCGCCGTGTGGCGGTATGCCCTCCGGCTGACCGGCGACCGCGCCCGCGCCGAGGACATCGTGCAGGAAGTGCTGCTGCGCGCCTGGAAGCACCCGAACGTGCTCGACCAGTCGGAGTCTTCGGCTCGGGCGTGGTTGTTCACGGTCGCCAGGAACCTCGTGTTCGACGAGCACCGCAGTGCCCGCTCGCAGCGTGAGGTCGGGATGAGTTCGACACCCGAACGGGCCGCCCCGGACGGTTCGGACGGCGCACTCGACGCCTGGATGATGGGGGATGCGCTGGCCCGGGTCAGCGCCGACCACCGCGCGGTCCTGGTGCTCGGCTACTACCGGGGGATGTCGACCCACCAGATCGCCGACGAACTCGGGATACCGGAGGGAACGGTGAAATCCCGCATGCATTACGGATTGCGGGCGCTTCGATTGGCTCTGCAGGAAATGGGGGTGACCCGATGACGCTCGACGACTTCGAGTCCCACGAGGATCCCTACGTCCGCTGGGACGCCGCCTACGTGCTCGGTGCCATGTCGGCCGCCGATCGGCGCGAGTACGAGGCCCACCTCGCTCACTGCGCACAGTGCTCGCAGGCCGTGTCCGAGTTGGCGGGCATGCCCGGACTGCTGGCTCTGATCACACCGGAAGAGGCGTTCGGGACCCTGACGGACGGTGCGCCCGAGGTCGAGGAGATGCCCGCACCGCGTGTGCTGACCGGGCTGGTGGGAACGGTGCAGCGGCGCCGACGTCAGCGGCGGGCCGCGGTGGCCCTCGCTGCGGCGGCAGCCGTGATCGCCGTGGCCGTCCCCGTCGCGGTGCTGGCGACCCAGGACCGGACCCCGGCCGCCCCCGTCACGGCCCTGCCCGCCCCGGACCGTGCGAACACCGCCGAGGCGGTGTTCGCACCCGTGGTTCCGACGACGATCACCGCGAGCGCGTCCGTCGTGTCGACGTCCTGGGGCACGGTGATCTTCGTCGAGTGCTCGTACGCGGACACGTGGCCCGGCGACGGACGCTACGGCGCCGCCACCGAGGGGTACGCGCTGACCGTGACCGATCGTTCCGGGGTGGTCACCACCGTGGCCACCTGGACGGGGGAAGCCGGGCAGACGGTGCGGCCCACAGCCACCACCAGCCTGCCCCTCGACGCGATCGCGAGCATCGACGTGCGATCCGACGACGACCATCAGGTATTGCTGACCACGGCGTTGTGAACGGGACGCAGGGAGTCGGCCCGGTTTCCGTACTCCCTGCAGGCAGGGCCGCCGTGTCTCGATCGTCACGACCGTTTTGCGGAAAAATGTTCTGCCACCGGTGAACCCGGCCGGTCCGTGGTTCGTGTGTATATCCAGTGGGTGATCACAGGTCGCCCCATCCGATCCACGACACGGGGGTCTGCCGATGAATCTCACGCATCACGAGCCACGGAAAACCGGTCGGAGCATGCGCGTCGCCGACTACATCGTCGCGGCGCTGGCGGCCGAGGGCGTCGAGCACGTCTTCGGTGTGGGGGGCGCGAACATCGAGGACCTGTACGACGCGCTGCACCGCTCCCCGGACGTCGAGGGTGTCGTCGCCAAACACGAGTTCTCGGCGACGACCATGGCCGACGGATATGCCAGAACTTCGAACCGGACAGGGGTGGTCGCGGCGACGTCGGGCGGTGGTGCGCTCAATGTGATCGCCGGGCTCGGTGAGGCATTCGCGTCCCGGGTGCCGCTGCTGGCGTTGATCGGGCAACCGCCGACGTCGCTCGAAGGGTCGGGCGCGTTCCAGGACACGAGTGGACTGGCGGGGTCGATCGATGCGTCCCGGTTGTTCGGCGAGGTGTCGCTGTACTGTGCGCGCGTCGAATCGCCGCTCGACCTCGACCGCCAACTGGCCGAGGCGCTCGCGGCGGCGCGCCGCGGGGGACCGGCAGTACTGCTGCTGCCGAAGGACATTCAGCGGGCGATCGGCGAGTTCCCGGAACCGCACCGAACGGACTCGGCCGCACAGCGCGTTTCCACCACGGACGTCACGCGGCTTGCCGAGGCCCTGCGCGACGACTACGGCCGTATCACCGTCATCGCAGGCGACGAGGTCGCGCGGGCGGGCGCGCGAGAGGAACTCGCGGAATTCGCGCACGTGCTCGGAGCGCGGGTTGCCGTCACACCCGACGCGAAGGATGTGCTCGACCCGGCGGCGCCGGGACAACTCGGGATCACCGGCGCGATGGGAAACCCGGATGTGATCGACGCACTGCAGGATTGCGACCTCTGCCTGCTCGTCGGCACTCGACTACCGGTGATGGCGCGGGGAGGGCTCGACACCGTGCTGGAGAAGACGCTGGTGTACAGCGTCGGGTCGGCGACGCCGTACGTGCAGGCTCAGCACGTCCCGACCCGGGATCTGCGGGCGACGCTCCGTGGGCTCGTTGCCGACATCGGGCCCGCCGCAACACCGGTACCCGTCGCGCACAGCGATCCGACTCCGATCGACGTACCTCGATCGGACACGTCGGGCCTGCACTACACGGACGCGGTGAGGGCGCTCGCCGCAGCGCTGCCCGACGGCGCCGACGTGTTCGCGGACGCCGGGAACACGGGCGCCGCTGTGGTGCATCACCTTCCGGTCGCGAGCGGAGGGCGGTTCGTGGTCGCGCTGGGAATGGGCGGGATGGGCTACACCTTCGGCGCCGCGATCGGTTCCGCGTTCTCCCGGGGCCGCCGCACGTTCGTGATCGCGGGCGACGGCGCGTTCTACGCGCACGGACTCGAGATCCACACGGCCGTCGAGTACGGCGTGCCGGTCACGTTCGTCGTGTTCAACAACAACGCCCACGCGATGTGCCTCACGCGCGAACAGGTGTATTTCGAGGGCACGTACACCTACAGCCGGTTCCGTCCCGCCCGCATCGGGGCCGGAGTCGGCGCACTGTTCCCCGGGCTGCCGTCCCACACGGTCGACACCCACGCCGATCTGGCCCACGCACTGCGGTCCACGGCGGAGTCGACAGGACCCGCCGTCATCGAGGTCGTCTGCGACGCCGACGAACTACCGCCGTTCCTGCCGTTCCTGACGGCACCCGTTCCAGTCGAGAAATCCGAATCCCGAGAAGGAGCACGCCGATGACTGCCCACGAGATCGCACCGCTTCCCGACCTTCCCGCCGGCCTGCCCGGCCTCGTCCGCATCGAGACCTCCGACCGTCACGCCACGACACCGATCATCATGGACATGCTGAGGTCGGTGTACCCGCACGACCAGGTGTTCGGAAAGTACTGCACTGTCCAGGATTACATCGACTGCCCGCCGGACGAGGTGTTCCGCTACCTCTCGCACACCCGGAGCCTCGAGGAATGGACGTACAGCCTGCGGGGATTCACCCCCGCGGGAGAACCCGGGCTGTGGCTTGCGTACGACCGCCTGGGCGACACGACCGAGATCTACGCGCGCACCGTGGCGCACCCCGCCGCGATGACCGTCGACTATCACTGCGCCTGGGACCAGGGGAAACACCTGTGGATGGTGTACCTGATGCGGGTGGTGGACGCGCGCACGGTCCTGGACGTCGACGGATCCGTCGTGCTGTGGACCAACTGCCACCACCCGTTCTACGACGAGAATCCCTACCCCGAGACCGCTCCCGCCGACCGGGTTCCGTGGGTGGGTGACTTCTGGGAGATGTTCTCCGCCGGACACCAGCTCGAGATGAGCAATCTCAAGGCGATCTGCGAATACCGATGGGCGAACGACCTGCCCGTGACCCCGACCTGGATGAGTGAGTGAGACATGGACACCGTCAGCCTGATCGACATCGCCGGCTACCTGCCCGAGAACCGGGTGGGAGCAGACTATTTCGCCCGATTCGCCGACTCCGATCGGCTCGCCGCGAACATCATGTTCCGGGCGCCGAAATTCCGCCACCACATCGCGAGCGACGAGAACGCCGTCGACATGGCCGAACGCGCAGTCGCCCCGCTGATCGAACGGAACGGCTCCGAACTCGTCTCCAACGTGGACGTCCTCATCACCCACACCCAGCTGCCGGACGTCCCGGTCCTGGGCACCGGCGGAGAACTCGCGCGCCGGCTGGGGATCACCCCGGACTGGGTGGTGGACCTGCACAACGGGGGCTGCGCGTCGTTCGTGTACATGATCAAGCTGGCACGCCAGATCATGCAGACCAGTGACGCGTCCACTGCCCTGATCGTGTCGGTGCAGAACAGTGCAGGCCAGATCTTCACGCAGTCGGACGTGCGCGTGCTGGCGCAGTCGGCGGTGCCGGGTGACGGCGCGGGCGCGTGCCTGCTGATGAAATCCGAGGCCGCGCCGGTGCTCGGGCTCGAGTGCCGGACCTACCCCGAGTTCGCCGGGGACATGACAGCCGCCGTCGATCCGCCGCGCAAATACTGGGAGGCGGGAACCGGCCAATTGCACATCGGGTTCACCGAAACGAAGATCGCGAAGGTGTTCGCCCGCGGGAACCGGCTGGTCCCCGAGGTGGCGCTCGCGGTGTGCAAGCAGATCGGCATCACCCCGGACGAGATCGACACCCTGGTCACCAACCAGCCCAACCGGCTGTTCCTCCGCAACTGGCGGGACGCACTCGAGCTTCCGCCGGAACGACACCCCGACACGTTCGACGAATGCGGGAACCTGTTCGGCGCCGCGATTCCCGTCACCCTCGACCTCGAGAACCGGGCGGGCCGGATCCCCAACGGTTCGCTGGTGATGATGTCCGCCTTCGCGCACGCGGGCGACTTCGCCGGGGCCGGGGCCGTCCGGTGGGGCGCCGCCCCGGTGGGGGTGTGAGATGACCGCGCCGACCCTTGCCGGCCCCGGCGTGAGATTCGATCTCGCGCTGAGCGAGAACCCCTTCGCCCCGCTGCCTTCCGTGCTCGCCGCGCTCGACGGTGTCATGCGTCAGGCGCATCGGTACCCGGAGTTCCTGCCCGACCGGCTGGTCGGGGTCATCGCCGATCACGAAGGGCTCGAACCCGATCAGGTGGTGGTGGGCGAGGGTGCCACCGGTGTCGCCCTGCAGATCATGCGCTCCGTCGCCGGGCCGGGGGAGCGGATCGTGTTCACCGCCCCGACGTTCGACGGGTACCCGATCCTCGCGAGGATCGCGGCCCTGGGTGCGGTGCCGGTACCGATCCTCGCGGACGGCGGGCAGGATCTGACGGCGATGGCGGCCGCGATCGACGACCGCACCCGGCTCGTCGTCGTGTGCCGCCCGCACAACCCCACCGGAACCCTCGTCGACGCCGCCGAACTGGCGGACTTCCTCCGCCGGGTGCCGGAGCGGGTGGTCGTCGTTCTCGACGAGGCGTATGTGGAGTTCGTCGACCGCCGACTGGCTCTGGACGCGCACCGCATCGTCGCCGAACATCCGAACGTCGTGTTCCTGCGCACGTTCTCCAAGGCGTACGGGCTGGCCGGGTTGCGGATCGGATTCGGCTTCGCGAATGCGGCTCTGGCCCGGAGGATTCGAACGCTGCAACTGCCGTTCGGGATGGGCAGCGTCGCCGTTCCCGCGGTCACGGCGTCGTACGCCGCCGACCACGAACTCCGCGTCCGGGTGGCCGCCATCGTCGCCGAACGCGAGGAACTGTGGCGCACGTTGCGGGCGGCGGGAATGCCGGTCCCGCGCAGTCACGCCAACTTCCTCTACCTACCGGGCGCGGGCGTCGGCGGCGCACTCGCCCGTGCCGGCATCCACGCGCGGACGTATCCCAGTGGTGACGTGCGGATCGCGGTCGGGAACCCGGACGCCGGGCGTGCGGTGATCGACGCGCTCAGGCCGACAGTGCGCGGTACCGCCGCAGTTCCGCGTGCGACTGCGAGTAGCGGTCGAGCATGACGTCGAGCAGCCGGGTGTGCGGTCCGATGGTGGCCGCGTAGGTGATGCCGGGTCCGCAGGATTCCGCGGCGCGGCTCAACCGGTCCGTGAGCAGTCCGGGAGCGAGGAACCACGGTGCGATCACGATGCGCTCGGCGCCGCCGTGTCGCAGCGTCGAAATGGACTGCTGCACCGTCGGTTCCGCCGCGGTGGCGAAGCACGTGACCGCGCCCGACCATCGGGTGCCCGCGACGACCGCCCCGGCCAGGGCGCGCGTGCGGTCGTTGGCTGCCGGGTCGGAAGAGCCGACCGCGGCGAGGACGATTCCGAGTCCGGACTCGTCGCCGGTACCGACGGCTTCGCCGATCCGGTCCCGGACCGCCTCGACCAGCCGGGCATCGTGCCCGAGAACGTCGGCCTGCCGGACGTGCAGGTGGGGATGACGGAGGCGGGCGGCGTCCAGGAGCGCCGGAAGGTCGACGCGGGCGTGGAACGCGCTGCCCAGCAGCATCGGCACCACCACGGCGGACGAATGTCCCTCGGCGGCGACCGTGTCGATCACCTGGTCCACGGACGGCGCGTTGAGGTCGAGGAAGCACAACCGGACGTCGAGGTCCGGGCGCCGCTCCCGAAGCGCCGACACGGCAGCCGCCACCACCCGCGCACTGCGGGGGTCGCGACTGCCGTGAGCGACAGCGATCAGCGGAGTCATCGCATTAGACGCGCTCGCCGAGCTCCACCGCTGCGATGGCATCCCCGACGAGGCCGGCTGCGAGCGTGTTGCCGCCGGCCGGATCGATCAGCAGGAAGCTGCCGGTGTGGCGGTTCACGGTGTAGTCGTCGGCGACGATCGGCTCGGCGACACGCACCGAGATCTTGCCGATCTCGTTGAGCTCCAGCGACTCCGGGCTCGGCTCCGACGTGAGCTCCTGCTCGTTGAAACGCTCGACGAGCGTGCCCACGATGGCCTGCGTGGTGCGGGTGCCGTGCTTGAGTAGCAGGCGGGCACCGGGACGCAGCGGCTTCTCGGCCAGCCAGCAGACGGTCGCGTCGAACTCGCCGAGCGGCTCCGGGGCGTCGGAGGGAGAGGCGATGACGTCACCGCGGGAGACGTCGACGTCGTCGGCGAGCACGAGAGTGACGCTGCGGCCTGCGTGGGCGCTGTCGAGTTCGCCGTCCGCCGTGTCGATGCGGGTGACCGTGGTGCGGACACCCGACGGCAGGATCACGACCTCGTCGCCCGGCGTCACCTCACCGGCGGCGACCTGTCCGGCGTACCCGCGGTAGTCGGGGAACTCGGCGGTCCGCGGACGGATCACGTACTGGACGGGGAAACGGAGACCGACCCGGTGGGGTTCGGCGTCGACCGGCACCGACTCGAGGTGCTCGATGAGCGTGGGGCCGTCGTAGTACGGGGTGTTCTCCGAACGCACCGCGACGTTGTCGCCGTGCAGGGCCGACACCGGGATCTCGACGACGTCCTCGGACGCCCAGCCGAGAGAACTGGTCAGCGAGTTGAACTCCGCCGAAATGGTCGCGAACACGGTGGCCGGGTCCTCGACGAGGTCGATCTTGTTGACGGCCAGCACAAGCTTCGGGACGCCGAGCAGCGCGAGAACGGCGGCGTGCTTGCGCGTCTGCGAGATGACACCCTTGCGGGCGTCGACCAGCAGGATCACCATCTGCGCGGTGGACGCACCCGACACCGTGTTCCGGGTGTACTGCACGTGCCCGGGAGTGTCGGCGAGGACGAACGAGCGGCGCGGCGTCGCGAAGTACCGGTACGCCACGTCGATCGTGATGCCCTGTTCGCGCTCCGCGCGCAGGCCGTCGACCAGCAGCGACAGGTCGGGGGTGGACAGGCCCTTGTCCACCGACGCCCGGGTGACGGCGTCGATCTGATCGGCGAGAACCGATTTCGTGTCGTACAGCAGACGGCCGACGAGGGTCGACTTGCCGTCGTCCACACTGCCGGCGGTGGCAAGCCGAAGTAACTGCGTGCTTCGCGGGCTGTGCACGTGGAGGTCGCTCATGATCAGAAATAGCCCTCTCGCTTGCGGTCTTCCATGGCCGCTTCGGATACTCGGTCGTCGCCACGGGTCGCGCCGCGCTCGGTCAGCCGGGACGCTGCGACCTCGGCGAGGATCGCCTCGTTGTCGCCGGCCTCGGAAAGAACTGCGCCGGTGGTGGACCCGTCGCCGACGGTGCGGTACCGCACCGACAGCGTCTGCAGGTCTTCGCCCTCGGACGGTCCGCCCCACACGCCGGGCGTCATCCACATGCCGTCGCGCTGGTACACCTCGCGCTGGTGCGCGTAGTAGATGCTGGCCAGTTCGACGTTGTCGCGGGCGATGTACCGCCAGATGTCGAGTTCGGTGAAGTTGCTGAGCGGGAAGACGCGGACCTGCTCGCCGGGGGAGTGCTTGCCGTTGTACAGGTTCCACAGTTCGGGGCGCTGCTTCTTCGGATCCCACTGGCCGAATGCGTTGCGCAGCGAGAAGATCCGCTCCTTGGCGCGGGCCCGCTCCTCGTCGCGGCGAGCGCCACCGAAGACCGCGTCGAACCGGTTCTCGGAGATCGCGTCGAGGAGGGGAACCGTCTGCAGCGGGTTCCGGATCCCGTCGGGACGCTCGGTGAGACGGCCGTCGGCCAGGTAGTCCTCGACCTTCGCCACGTGCAGGCGCAGGTTGTACTTGGCCACGACGTGGTCGCGGAAGTCGAGGACTTCCTGCAGGTTGTGGCCCGTGTCGACGTGCAGCAGCGCGAACGGCAGCGGCGCAGGCCAGAACGCCTTGATCGCCAGGTGCAGCAGCACCGTGGAGTCCTTGCCGCCGGAGAACAGGATCACGGGGCGTTCGAATTCGCCCGCGACCTCGCGGAAGATGTGGATCGCTTCCGACTCGAGTGCGTCGAGCGTGTCGAACTGCGTTCCGTCCAACTGCGGCCGGGCGGCGGCTTCTGCGAGGGAAGTGGAGATGTCGATGGTCATGAGGCGTGCAACCCGCATTCTGTCTTGGCCTGACCGGCCCAGCGGCCGCTGCGCGGATCGCTGCCGGGGGCTGGCTTGCTGGTGCACGGAGCGCACCCGATGGACGGATAGCCCTCGTCGACGAGAGGATTCACCAGAATCGAGTGCTCGTCGATGTAGGACTGCATGTCTTCGTCGGACCACGCGGCGATCGGATTGATCTTCACCAGACCGAACGCGTCGTCGAACGAGATCAGGGGGGCGTTGGCGCGGGTGGGGGCCTCGACGCGGCGGATGCCGGTGACCCACGCCTTGTAGCCGGCGAGCGTCTTCTTCAGCGGGGCGACCTTCCGCAGTGCGCAGCACCGGTTGGGTTCACGGGCGAACAGATCCTTGCCCTCCGCCGCGTCCTGCTCGGCGACGCTGGCCTCTGCCCGCGCGTTGATCACGTTGACGCCGTACACCTGCTCGACGGCGTCACGGGTGCCGATGGTCTCCGCGAAGTGGTAGCCGGTGTCGAGGAACAGCACGTCCACGCCGGGATGAATCTGGGCGGCGAGGTGAACGAGAACACCGTCCTGCATGTTCGACGCGACGATGTAGCTATTGCGATACCCCGTCGCTTCGCTCGCCCCGGCCCCGAACGTGTCTTCCGTCCACTGCAGCAATTCCCGCGCGGAGGCCCCTTCGAGACTTGCCGCCCCCTGCGCGGCAAGGAGCCGGAGGTCCTCCTGTGTGGCTGTGGCGAGATTCAACGCAAGTCTCCTTCGTCTGCGCGCACGACCCATTCCGCGAAG includes these proteins:
- a CDS encoding phosphoadenylyl-sulfate reductase, producing MGRARRRRRLALNLATATQEDLRLLAAQGAASLEGASARELLQWTEDTFGAGASEATGYRNSYIVASNMQDGVLVHLAAQIHPGVDVLFLDTGYHFAETIGTRDAVEQVYGVNVINARAEASVAEQDAAEGKDLFAREPNRCCALRKVAPLKKTLAGYKAWVTGIRRVEAPTRANAPLISFDDAFGLVKINPIAAWSDEDMQSYIDEHSILVNPLVDEGYPSIGCAPCTSKPAPGSDPRSGRWAGQAKTECGLHAS
- a CDS encoding sulfate adenylyltransferase subunit 1 is translated as MSDLHVHSPRSTQLLRLATAGSVDDGKSTLVGRLLYDTKSVLADQIDAVTRASVDKGLSTPDLSLLVDGLRAEREQGITIDVAYRYFATPRRSFVLADTPGHVQYTRNTVSGASTAQMVILLVDARKGVISQTRKHAAVLALLGVPKLVLAVNKIDLVEDPATVFATISAEFNSLTSSLGWASEDVVEIPVSALHGDNVAVRSENTPYYDGPTLIEHLESVPVDAEPHRVGLRFPVQYVIRPRTAEFPDYRGYAGQVAAGEVTPGDEVVILPSGVRTTVTRIDTADGELDSAHAGRSVTLVLADDVDVSRGDVIASPSDAPEPLGEFDATVCWLAEKPLRPGARLLLKHGTRTTQAIVGTLVERFNEQELTSEPSPESLELNEIGKISVRVAEPIVADDYTVNRHTGSFLLIDPAGGNTLAAGLVGDAIAAVELGERV
- the cysD gene encoding sulfate adenylyltransferase subunit CysD, whose translation is MTIDISTSLAEAAARPQLDGTQFDTLDALESEAIHIFREVAGEFERPVILFSGGKDSTVLLHLAIKAFWPAPLPFALLHVDTGHNLQEVLDFRDHVVAKYNLRLHVAKVEDYLADGRLTERPDGIRNPLQTVPLLDAISENRFDAVFGGARRDEERARAKERIFSLRNAFGQWDPKKQRPELWNLYNGKHSPGEQVRVFPLSNFTELDIWRYIARDNVELASIYYAHQREVYQRDGMWMTPGVWGGPSEGEDLQTLSVRYRTVGDGSTTGAVLSEAGDNEAILAEVAASRLTERGATRGDDRVSEAAMEDRKREGYF